GTTATGTTTCGGGCGTCACCAAGCATGAAGGTAGCGGGGTGAAGAAAGGCGGATCAGTTGTCGGGTATCGGTTGCCTTGTAACCAGTCGCAGTAACGGCTTACCCCTTGTTCGGCCGTTAATGTTGCCGAGGTGTAGCCTGCAGCGCGCAAGCGTTCCAGGTCGGCACAGGTGAAACACTGGTACTTGCCCCGCAAATGCTCGGGAAATTCGCAGTACTCCAGTACACCTTCCAGCAAGGCGATCTCCAGGGACAACGGGGGTTGGCCTTGATACTTGCGCAGCCGATTGATCACCGCCAGGGCAACATCATTGAACGACTGAGCGCGCCCGCTACCGACATTGAAGATGCCACTCACATGCGGGTGTTCAAGGAAGAACATATTGACCTTGACCACGTCATCCACCGCAACGAAATCACGCAGATGGCTGCCGCTGTCGTAACCGCCGTAGCTGCCGAACAGGCAGACTTTGCCGTGGGCCTGGTATTGGTTGAAACAGTGCAAGGCCACAGACGCCATCGCGCCTTTATGCTGTTCGCGGGGCCCGTAGACATTGAAATACCGTAACCCAACCACTTGGCTGCGGGACACCGGCAACTGCCGGCGTACGTACTGATCGAACAGGCATTTGGAATAGCCATAGACGTTCAGTGGGCGCTCATGATCGCGCTGTTCACGAAAGGCCTGGCCAGCGCCATAAACCGCCGCCGATGAGGCGTACAGGAACGGAACCTGTTGGCCCTGGGCAATCTCAAGCAACTCTCGAGTGAAGCGATAATTGTTGGCCATCATGAAACGACCGTCGCTTTCGACAGTACTTGAACACGCGCCTTGGTGCAGCACGGCGCGTATCTTGCCAAATTGACCGCGACGGAAACGCTCCAGGAAGTCGTCCTTGTCCAGGTAGTCGGCGATTTCACCGTCGGCCAGATTGCGGAATTTGTCGCCAGCGGTCAGGTCATCGACGGCGATGATCTCGGTCTCGTTGCGTTGGTTGAGCGCCTGCACGAGATTGCTGCCGATGAATCCCGCAGCACCGGTTACGATAATGGTCATGCCAGATCCCCATGAGGGTGCGGAGCCCGAATTCTAATTGAGGGAATCTGCAGGAACATTAATCGGGGTCAAAGGGTGTGAGGATTGGTTGGAGTCCGGCGCTGGGCTGCTTTCAAATCTGGCCACACTCGGGCGCTAGCCTGAATACGAATGTGCGCATAATGCATATTATGTTAAATCACGTATTATTCTAGGAACGCTCATGGTGTTCATTTTCACGATCCTGCGAGCTTTGTATCAAAAATCTGTGCTGTAACCGTTGAAATCAAAGTGGAATCCGCTGAAGTGACCGGAATCTCAGTTCCCGTGCACCCTTACGTCCCGCGCTTAAGGTCAATTCTCCTTGAGGCCAGGTCAGCCGTTGAAATCAGATCGGACGGCAGATTTCGCTAACTCGTTGAACTGAGAACGCTTTTGCTGATTCCGTCGAAATTGCCGGATCCTGTGAGCGCCTTAACCTACCATTCGGAATAAAATCAGAAGAAAGATTCGTGGCGTCAGCCTACGGCCATCTAAACTGCTGAGTTTGCGGAATTCTTAGACGTAGCCATTCAATTCAAAAAAATCACCTGTCGGAATAAAATCGGAAAAATCATCGAACGTTCTTCGCGCCAGGCGGTGCTTACGCACTATTTGCAAGGCGGTGCCGATTTCGTTTGGATATGGCTCTTGCGCGGACTTGATTGCTGAGCTATTAATTCAAGTCTCCATCACTATTCCGCCTACGCATCTATTCTTATGAACCAGTCACCTAGATCGATCCTCAGCGAGTCTGGAGTTCCGTTTCAGTTCGCTTCTATAAATGCTAGCGATCCTGCTAGTGTCCTGGATGAGGAGCGGCTTGTGTGGGCGTATCTTGGCACTTTTCCCGAAGAAATTGATGCATTCGAGACCTATAGGCTGTTTGCCCAGCACATCAATCGTTTCTCACTCCATAACAGCGCCGGTGATGTAGCTGGTAGGTTCCTTGAAAAATACGTATTGTGGATATTATGCGTAGCGCAGAAATCCCTAAAAGAGTTAAGCCTATCCGATTTGAACCTGGCCGGAGAACCACTCTAGAAACTCTTTCCGCGTCATCATTTTCATAATCCATCTCCTGTGTTTTTTTCGAGCGTAGTCATCCTCATTAATTTTGCTCGCAGCAAGCGACGAACGGTCGGCTCGCTTTACATATATATTGTTAAAAACCTTAGATTGCTTGCTCGTATTATTTTAAATGCTGGGCTAGAGAGCTAGAGAGCTAGAGAGCTAGAGAGCTAGAGAGCTAGAGAGCTAGAGGGCTAGAGGGCTAGGATGCGTGCGAATAATTAATATATCTTCTGCGGATGCGCCGAAATAAATTGATCAAGCATCGCATTTCCTGGTGGTGCATCGGCAGTAGATAAGGCATAGGGCTGCGAGTACTGCTGTTGTGTCGAGCTACACGACGGCTACAGCGCCT
The sequence above is drawn from the Pseudomonas putida genome and encodes:
- the rfaD gene encoding ADP-glyceromanno-heptose 6-epimerase; this translates as MTIIVTGAAGFIGSNLVQALNQRNETEIIAVDDLTAGDKFRNLADGEIADYLDKDDFLERFRRGQFGKIRAVLHQGACSSTVESDGRFMMANNYRFTRELLEIAQGQQVPFLYASSAAVYGAGQAFREQRDHERPLNVYGYSKCLFDQYVRRQLPVSRSQVVGLRYFNVYGPREQHKGAMASVALHCFNQYQAHGKVCLFGSYGGYDSGSHLRDFVAVDDVVKVNMFFLEHPHVSGIFNVGSGRAQSFNDVALAVINRLRKYQGQPPLSLEIALLEGVLEYCEFPEHLRGKYQCFTCADLERLRAAGYTSATLTAEQGVSRYCDWLQGNRYPTTDPPFFTPLPSCLVTPET